One stretch of Nodularia sp. LEGE 06071 DNA includes these proteins:
- the cysE gene encoding serine O-acetyltransferase, with translation MLSRLRADFRIIFERDPAARNWLEVLFCYPGLQALLFHRLAHWLHHLGLPFFPRLISHTARFLTGIEIHPGATIGQGVFIDHGMGVVIGETAIVGDYTLIYQGVTLGGTGKQTGKRHPTVGENVVVGAGAKVLGNIQIGNNVRIGAGSVVLRDVPTDCTVVGVPGRIVYRSGARVAPLEHNNLPDSEAEVIRALVDRIESLEQQIQNLQNNQSSGKTHVLAVSVVSPESDLLKDAPLCSLRDKAIQQFLDGAGI, from the coding sequence GTGCTATCTAGACTACGTGCTGATTTTCGCATCATATTTGAACGTGACCCCGCTGCCCGTAACTGGTTAGAGGTCTTGTTTTGTTACCCAGGTTTGCAAGCCCTGCTATTCCATCGGCTGGCTCACTGGCTGCATCATCTTGGACTCCCATTTTTTCCCCGCTTGATTTCTCACACAGCTAGATTTTTGACGGGAATCGAAATCCATCCAGGCGCAACAATTGGGCAGGGTGTGTTTATTGACCACGGTATGGGCGTGGTAATTGGTGAAACGGCGATAGTGGGTGATTATACCCTGATTTATCAAGGTGTCACCCTTGGCGGAACTGGTAAACAAACCGGCAAGCGCCATCCCACAGTCGGGGAAAATGTCGTAGTTGGAGCCGGTGCAAAGGTGCTGGGCAATATTCAAATTGGCAATAATGTCCGCATTGGCGCTGGATCAGTTGTTCTCCGGGATGTGCCGACTGATTGCACAGTGGTAGGCGTACCCGGTCGAATTGTCTATCGTTCTGGTGCGCGAGTTGCTCCCCTAGAACACAACAACTTGCCAGATTCAGAAGCTGAAGTCATTCGTGCCTTAGTTGATCGAATTGAATCCTTGGAACAACAAATCCAAAATCTCCAAAACAATCAATCGTCTGGGAAAACTCATGTTTTGGCCGTTTCTGTAGTTTCTCCCGAAAGTGATTTGTTAAAAGATGCTCCCTTGTGTAGCCTCAGAGATAAAGCCATTCAGCAATTTCTCGATGGTGCAGGGATTTAA
- a CDS encoding Npun_F5749 family FMN-dependent PPOX-type flavoprotein: MSIAPWRSAIARALHRNRSLVYARYLQLATVGENNRPANRTVVFRGFLEDSNQLKFITDARSDKVDQIQKQPWAEICWYFPNTREQFRLSGCLSLIDDSHPLLQPARIKIWQELSDAARLQFAWPHPGKPRVDEPEAFEPSPPNPAQPVPNFCLLLLEPLQVDHLELRGEPQNRRIYYRNEQQEWSSAEINP; this comes from the coding sequence ATGTCCATTGCTCCTTGGCGAAGCGCGATCGCTCGTGCGCTGCATCGTAATCGTAGCCTTGTTTACGCCCGTTACCTACAACTAGCAACAGTGGGGGAAAATAATCGCCCTGCTAATCGTACCGTTGTTTTTCGGGGTTTTCTGGAAGATAGCAACCAGTTAAAATTTATTACTGATGCCCGTAGTGATAAAGTTGACCAAATACAAAAACAACCTTGGGCAGAAATTTGTTGGTATTTCCCCAACACGCGAGAACAATTTCGGCTTTCTGGTTGCTTAAGTTTAATAGATGATTCTCACCCTCTCCTCCAACCAGCGCGAATCAAAATTTGGCAAGAATTAAGTGATGCAGCGCGGTTACAATTTGCTTGGCCTCATCCTGGTAAACCCAGAGTAGATGAGCCAGAAGCCTTTGAGCCATCACCACCTAATCCCGCCCAGCCAGTGCCAAATTTTTGTCTACTACTACTCGAACCTTTACAGGTAGACCATTTAGAATTGCGGGGTGAACCACAAAATCGCCGAATCTACTACCGCAATGAGCAGCAAGAATGGTCTAGCGCGGAAATTAATCCTTAA
- a CDS encoding DEAD/DEAH box helicase, translating to MTFSKLAPFIQEYIYHHNWTELRPVQLAASDVIFNTDAHLLIAAATAAGKTEAAFLPVLTLLHEKPANTIGVLYIGPIKALINDQFERLNDLLKTADIPVWHWHGDVAQSRKNKLIKNPQGILQITPESLESLLINKNNDLMRLFGDLRFVIIDEIHSFMGSERGCQIICQLQRLANLTKTQPRRIGLSATLGNYAMAEEWLRSGTDKSVITPDITAEKRQIKLAVEHFYLESEIDESEATAYEKYIFNLSKSRKCLIFANNRTQTESVIASLRRIAKAQALPDIYHVHHGSISASLRQAAENAIREPDNPAVTAATLTLELGIDIGHLERVIQLESPLSVASFLQRLGRSGRRGEAADMRLICGENQPLSEAPLPEQIPWQLLQCIAIIQLYLEERWIEPIEPIKYPLSLLYHQTMSILAATGEITPAALAKQILNLSPFAAISSADFKSLLHYLIDIDHIHKTEQGKLIIGLAGEKIVGKFQFYAVFADIQEYAVKQGTTEIGSIAIPTPVGNQFALAGRTWEVLEVDFKKKVILVKQVAGKATIYWRGGSGSIHTRVLQRMRQVLLEDLEYSYLQKNAQERLKLVRQIIRNAGLDKQNILQLEKGKCCIFPWMGTVAYRTLERLLNSFCRESLEINSIGGVNPYYLTIKLGKDKFKLLQTELVSLCEQRITAEHLVSSAEAPELQKYDQFIPHSLLRKAFTEDYLDIIEVKKQILLW from the coding sequence ATGACTTTTTCCAAACTTGCACCCTTCATCCAAGAATACATCTACCATCACAACTGGACTGAATTACGACCAGTACAATTAGCAGCTAGTGACGTTATATTTAACACTGATGCTCATTTGTTAATTGCGGCTGCAACTGCGGCGGGAAAAACAGAAGCTGCATTTTTACCAGTTTTGACGCTCTTACATGAAAAACCAGCCAATACTATCGGTGTATTATATATTGGACCGATCAAAGCTTTAATTAATGACCAATTTGAACGCCTCAACGACTTGCTGAAAACAGCAGATATACCCGTGTGGCACTGGCATGGTGATGTAGCACAAAGTCGTAAAAATAAACTGATCAAGAATCCCCAAGGTATTCTGCAAATTACGCCAGAATCTTTAGAAAGCTTGTTAATTAACAAGAATAATGATTTGATGCGCTTATTTGGTGATTTACGATTTGTGATCATTGATGAAATCCATTCCTTTATGGGTTCTGAACGTGGTTGTCAAATTATTTGTCAATTACAGCGTTTAGCCAATTTGACAAAAACCCAACCCCGTCGCATTGGTTTATCAGCCACCCTGGGTAATTATGCAATGGCTGAAGAGTGGTTACGTTCTGGAACTGACAAGTCAGTAATTACTCCGGATATCACCGCAGAAAAACGCCAAATTAAACTGGCTGTAGAACACTTTTATCTTGAGAGTGAAATCGATGAATCAGAAGCCACAGCTTACGAGAAATATATTTTTAACCTCAGCAAATCTCGTAAATGCTTAATTTTCGCGAACAATCGCACGCAAACTGAATCAGTAATTGCATCCTTACGCCGAATTGCTAAAGCACAAGCATTACCAGACATCTATCACGTACATCATGGCAGTATATCTGCTAGCTTACGCCAAGCTGCGGAAAATGCCATACGCGAACCTGACAATCCGGCGGTGACTGCGGCTACTCTCACTTTAGAATTAGGCATAGATATTGGTCATTTAGAGCGAGTCATTCAGTTAGAATCACCTTTGTCTGTTGCTAGTTTTTTACAACGTTTAGGACGCAGTGGTCGGAGAGGTGAAGCTGCTGATATGCGCTTGATTTGTGGGGAAAATCAACCATTATCTGAAGCACCTTTACCCGAACAAATTCCTTGGCAACTTTTACAATGTATTGCCATTATTCAACTTTATTTAGAAGAACGTTGGATTGAACCGATAGAACCGATTAAATATCCTTTGAGTTTGCTATATCATCAGACAATGAGCATTTTAGCAGCAACAGGAGAAATTACACCTGCGGCTTTAGCTAAACAAATTTTAAATTTATCACCCTTTGCGGCTATTTCTTCAGCAGATTTTAAGTCATTATTACACTATTTAATTGATATAGACCACATTCATAAAACAGAACAAGGTAAATTAATTATTGGTTTAGCAGGAGAAAAGATAGTCGGGAAATTTCAGTTTTATGCTGTTTTTGCTGATATTCAAGAATATGCGGTCAAGCAAGGAACAACGGAAATTGGCAGTATTGCCATACCAACCCCTGTGGGTAATCAATTCGCCTTAGCAGGTAGAACTTGGGAAGTTTTAGAAGTTGACTTTAAAAAAAAGGTAATTTTAGTGAAGCAAGTAGCAGGTAAAGCTACTATTTATTGGCGTGGTGGTAGTGGTAGTATTCACACCAGAGTTTTGCAAAGAATGCGGCAAGTATTACTAGAAGATTTAGAATATAGTTATTTACAAAAGAATGCTCAAGAACGTTTAAAATTAGTTCGGCAAATCATCCGAAATGCTGGATTAGATAAACAAAATATTTTACAATTGGAAAAAGGCAAATGTTGTATCTTTCCTTGGATGGGTACAGTGGCTTACCGGACTTTGGAAAGGTTGCTTAATTCCTTTTGTCGAGAATCATTAGAAATTAACAGTATTGGTGGGGTGAATCCCTATTATTTAACAATCAAATTAGGTAAAGATAAATTTAAACTTCTGCAAACAGAACTTGTTTCATTGTGTGAACAAAGAATTACCGCAGAACATTTAGTCAGTTCCGCAGAAGCTCCAGAATTGCAAAAATATGATCAATTTATCCCCCATTCCCTGTTAAGAAAAGCGTTTACGGAAGATTACTTAGATATTATAGAAGTTAAAAAACAAATTTTACTGTGGTAG
- a CDS encoding M20 family metallopeptidase produces MVSTFPNSSVDLSRVRLEIRSLQPRLVEWRRRLHQKPELGFKEKLTAELVSSQLQAWGIEHETGIAQTGIVAIIKGNKPGSEKVLAIRADMDALPIQELNQVPYKSQHDGVMHACGHDGHTAIALGTAYYLHKHRHNFSGTVKMIFQPAEEGPGGAQPMIASGVLKNPDVDAIIGLHLWNNLPLGTVGVRAGALMASVECFNCTILGKGGHGAMPHQTIDSIVVAAQIVNALQTIVARNVNPIDSAVVTVGELHAGTKLNIIADKARMSGTIRYFNPNFKGFFNQRVEQIIAGVCQSHGAKYDLEYWSLYPPVINDARIAELVRSVAEEVIETPMGIVPECQTMGGEDMSFFLQEVPGCYFFLGSANPEKDLAYPHHHPRFDFDETALAMGVEMFVRSVEKFLN; encoded by the coding sequence ATGGTTTCCACTTTTCCCAACTCTTCTGTCGATTTATCTCGCGTTCGTCTGGAAATTCGCTCGTTACAACCGCGATTGGTAGAGTGGCGGCGGCGACTGCATCAAAAACCAGAGTTGGGGTTTAAAGAAAAACTCACGGCTGAGTTAGTCTCTAGCCAGTTGCAAGCATGGGGAATTGAACATGAAACTGGTATAGCTCAAACTGGTATTGTGGCTATTATCAAGGGAAATAAACCCGGTTCGGAAAAAGTGTTGGCGATTCGGGCTGATATGGATGCTTTGCCAATTCAAGAACTGAATCAGGTTCCTTATAAATCACAACATGATGGAGTGATGCACGCTTGTGGACATGATGGACATACTGCGATCGCACTTGGTACAGCTTACTATCTTCACAAGCATCGGCACAACTTTAGTGGTACGGTGAAAATGATCTTTCAGCCAGCAGAAGAAGGGCCAGGCGGCGCACAACCCATGATTGCATCTGGGGTACTAAAAAACCCCGATGTGGATGCAATTATCGGGTTACATCTATGGAATAATTTGCCATTAGGAACAGTCGGTGTCCGGGCTGGGGCGTTAATGGCATCTGTAGAATGCTTTAACTGCACCATTTTGGGTAAAGGTGGACATGGTGCTATGCCGCATCAAACCATTGATTCTATCGTCGTTGCCGCCCAAATTGTCAATGCCCTACAAACCATTGTGGCGCGTAACGTTAACCCCATTGATTCAGCCGTGGTAACCGTCGGCGAACTTCACGCCGGAACGAAGCTGAATATCATTGCTGATAAAGCCCGTATGAGTGGGACTATCAGGTATTTTAACCCTAATTTCAAAGGATTTTTTAACCAGCGAGTTGAGCAAATTATCGCCGGAGTTTGTCAAAGTCATGGTGCAAAATATGACTTAGAATACTGGAGTCTTTATCCACCAGTCATAAATGATGCGCGTATAGCGGAATTAGTGAGATCAGTAGCAGAAGAAGTCATCGAAACTCCTATGGGTATTGTCCCAGAATGCCAAACTATGGGAGGTGAGGATATGTCATTCTTCTTACAAGAAGTTCCTGGTTGTTATTTCTTTTTGGGATCTGCCAATCCTGAGAAAGATTTAGCCTATCCCCATCATCATCCCCGATTTGATTTTGATGAAACCGCCTTAGCAATGGGTGTGGAAATGTTTGTTCGCAGTGTAGAAAAATTTTTGAACTGA
- the bioD gene encoding dethiobiotin synthase yields MNTLLITGTDTEAGKTVLTTALAAYWQKYYPQRSWGIMKPIQSGIGDRELYQKLFSLEQSAEEITPLYFDAPLAPPIAAAKENRSVDLAVVWQAFSKLRSQRDFLLVEALGGLGSPITDELTVADLAGDWRLPTVLVVPVRLGAIAQAVANVALARQSKVNLKGIVLNCVQPRTDAEIADWTPSDLIQSLTHTPVLGCLPYLDNVEDLDKLAQVASNLDWERLS; encoded by the coding sequence TTGAACACATTACTGATTACTGGTACTGATACGGAGGCTGGAAAAACTGTTTTAACAACAGCCTTGGCAGCCTATTGGCAAAAATATTATCCGCAGCGTAGCTGGGGAATTATGAAACCAATTCAATCGGGGATAGGCGATCGCGAATTATATCAAAAGTTATTTTCTTTAGAGCAATCGGCTGAGGAAATTACACCTTTGTATTTTGATGCACCCCTAGCCCCTCCCATCGCCGCCGCTAAGGAAAATCGTAGCGTGGATTTAGCTGTGGTGTGGCAAGCTTTTTCTAAGTTGCGATCGCAGCGTGACTTCTTGTTGGTAGAAGCCTTGGGTGGTTTAGGTTCACCGATCACTGATGAGTTGACAGTGGCTGATTTGGCGGGAGACTGGCGTTTACCTACGGTATTGGTAGTACCAGTCAGATTAGGTGCGATCGCTCAAGCCGTGGCAAATGTGGCATTGGCTAGGCAATCAAAGGTGAATCTCAAAGGTATTGTGCTGAATTGTGTACAACCCCGGACAGATGCGGAAATCGCCGACTGGACACCATCGGATTTGATTCAATCGCTGACTCATACGCCAGTTTTAGGTTGTTTGCCTTATTTGGATAATGTGGAAGATTTGGATAAACTCGCGCAAGTCGCATCAAATCTGGATTGGGAAAGATTAAGCTAA
- a CDS encoding serine/threonine-protein kinase: MQAPITVGSILQNRYRIIQILGQGGFGSTYLAEDQRRFHELCAIKELISATEAEAWEKAQALFQQEAAILYQIEHSQVPKFRERFAQDQRLFLVEDYVAGKAYRTLLSERLAAGQTFTEAEVLQLIRSLLPVLEHIHGRGIIHRDISPENIILRDGDRQPVLIDFGLVTELATRLQFPDSTTPITSVGKLGFAPTEQMQTGKAYPHSDLYALAVTGIVLLTGKEPTDLFDVTQLTWNWQQWVKVNAQFAQVLNQMLSSHAGDRYHSAADVIQALQILEKPRIPTPEVSQFQTIAVGRPPDSVPQPVAPRKPEQVIIPSRSNSILDSPLALGAIGSAVVILAGVGSWALVSSIRNQSNQPPDVTPPQTFPSPVVTGEETPTPEPTPETTPELTPEPTPIRVEPVIFSRRLIFAASDTTTVEDTIKENQIIQYTFFGEEGAKLTAFINQGNGILLTVLDVNQEPIAPNAQQVTTYEGILPMTGRYIIQLTPEPEIAASDYSLDVVLENPVIPTPTPTETPIETPIPIPIPTPTEIPLTTPTLTPPPIPRPDFGAENNAPTDSTPEL, translated from the coding sequence ATGCAAGCACCCATTACAGTTGGTTCTATCCTGCAAAACCGTTATCGGATCATCCAAATTCTCGGACAAGGGGGATTTGGTAGTACCTATTTGGCGGAAGATCAGCGGCGCTTTCACGAACTTTGCGCGATTAAGGAATTGATTTCTGCCACGGAGGCTGAAGCTTGGGAGAAAGCACAAGCTCTTTTCCAGCAAGAAGCTGCAATTTTATATCAAATAGAACATTCACAAGTGCCGAAATTTCGCGAAAGATTTGCACAAGACCAACGCTTATTTTTAGTTGAGGACTATGTTGCAGGTAAAGCTTACCGGACTCTGCTGAGTGAACGTCTTGCGGCTGGTCAAACTTTCACTGAGGCAGAAGTATTGCAGTTGATTCGCTCTTTGCTGCCAGTTTTAGAGCATATTCATGGTCGAGGGATTATTCACCGGGATATCTCACCGGAAAATATTATTTTGCGCGATGGCGATCGCCAGCCAGTGTTAATTGACTTCGGACTGGTGACAGAACTAGCAACGCGTTTACAGTTTCCAGATAGCACAACGCCAATCACTAGCGTGGGTAAATTAGGCTTTGCTCCCACTGAACAAATGCAAACAGGAAAAGCTTACCCTCATAGTGATTTGTATGCACTAGCGGTTACAGGGATAGTTTTGTTGACGGGGAAAGAACCAACTGATTTATTTGATGTCACTCAACTCACTTGGAATTGGCAACAGTGGGTCAAGGTGAATGCACAATTTGCCCAAGTTCTGAATCAGATGTTAAGTAGTCATGCAGGCGATCGCTACCATAGTGCGGCTGATGTCATTCAAGCATTACAGATTCTGGAAAAACCCCGTATTCCGACTCCAGAAGTCTCCCAATTCCAAACAATCGCTGTCGGTCGTCCCCCCGACTCAGTACCACAGCCCGTTGCACCGCGCAAACCTGAGCAAGTGATTATACCCAGTCGGTCTAACTCAATTTTAGATAGTCCATTGGCGCTGGGTGCTATTGGTAGTGCCGTAGTAATTTTAGCGGGAGTTGGTTCTTGGGCTTTGGTAAGTTCTATCCGCAATCAGTCAAATCAACCACCAGATGTAACGCCACCACAAACTTTCCCTTCACCAGTTGTGACTGGCGAGGAAACACCCACACCAGAACCCACGCCAGAAACCACGCCAGAACTTACACCAGAACCCACACCCATCCGTGTTGAACCTGTAATATTTAGTAGACGGCTGATATTTGCCGCATCTGACACAACCACAGTTGAAGACACTATCAAAGAAAATCAAATCATTCAGTACACATTTTTTGGGGAAGAAGGAGCCAAGTTAACGGCATTTATTAACCAAGGAAATGGCATTTTGCTCACGGTTTTAGATGTCAATCAAGAACCAATTGCTCCTAATGCCCAGCAAGTAACAACCTATGAGGGAATATTGCCGATGACTGGGAGATATATTATTCAGTTGACTCCAGAACCAGAAATTGCCGCAAGCGATTACAGTCTCGATGTTGTGTTAGAAAACCCAGTCATCCCAACACCAACGCCAACGGAAACGCCAATAGAAACTCCCATTCCTATTCCTATTCCCACACCAACAGAAATTCCACTGACCACACCAACACTCACACCACCGCCCATACCTAGACCAGACTTTGGCGCGGAAAATAATGCCCCGACTGATAGCACACCAGAGTTATAA
- a CDS encoding ribose-phosphate pyrophosphokinase, with protein sequence MNAHRGSAVLSSASLKVQPAATGVTENHRLRLFSGSANVPLSQEVARYLGMDLGPMIRKRFADGELYVQIQESIRGCDVYLIQPTCQPVNDHLMELLIMVDACRRASARQVTAVIPYYGYARADRKTAGRESITAKLVANLIAKAGASRVLAMDLHSAQIQGYFDIPFDHVYGSPVIFDYLASKQLSDVVVVSPDVGGVARARAFAKKLNDAPLAIIDKRRQAHNVAEVMNVIGDVKGKTAILVDDMIDTGGTISEGARLLRQEGASQVYACATHAVFSPPAKERLSSGLFEEVIVTNTIPIPEHNRFPELVVLSVANLLGETIWRIHEDTSVSSMFR encoded by the coding sequence ATGAATGCACATCGAGGTTCTGCTGTGCTGAGTTCTGCAAGTTTAAAGGTGCAACCAGCTGCCACAGGAGTGACGGAAAATCATCGCCTGCGGCTATTTTCTGGCTCTGCCAATGTACCACTGTCTCAAGAAGTCGCTCGTTACCTGGGTATGGACTTGGGGCCAATGATTCGCAAAAGGTTCGCGGATGGAGAACTATACGTTCAAATTCAAGAATCAATTCGGGGTTGTGATGTTTATTTAATCCAACCAACTTGTCAACCTGTTAATGACCACTTGATGGAATTGCTGATTATGGTTGATGCTTGTCGTCGGGCTTCTGCACGACAGGTAACCGCAGTAATTCCCTACTATGGCTATGCTCGCGCTGACCGCAAAACGGCAGGACGAGAGTCAATTACAGCCAAATTGGTGGCTAACCTGATTGCGAAAGCCGGAGCTAGTAGGGTTTTGGCTATGGATTTGCACTCGGCGCAAATTCAAGGCTATTTTGACATACCTTTTGATCATGTTTACGGTTCGCCAGTAATTTTCGATTATCTGGCTAGTAAACAACTTTCTGATGTTGTAGTTGTTTCTCCCGATGTTGGTGGTGTAGCACGCGCTAGAGCATTTGCGAAAAAGCTCAATGATGCGCCCTTGGCTATTATCGATAAACGTCGTCAGGCTCATAATGTGGCTGAAGTCATGAATGTCATCGGCGATGTGAAGGGCAAAACAGCCATTTTGGTGGATGACATGATTGATACTGGCGGCACAATTAGCGAAGGCGCACGGTTGCTGCGTCAAGAAGGTGCAAGTCAGGTATATGCCTGTGCAACTCATGCTGTTTTTTCGCCACCTGCAAAGGAGCGTTTGTCAAGTGGCTTGTTTGAGGAAGTTATCGTTACTAACACGATTCCCATCCCAGAACACAATCGCTTTCCAGAATTAGTAGTGCTTTCTGTCGCTAATCTTTTAGGGGAAACCATCTGGCGGATTCACGAAGATACTTCAGTAAGTAGTATGTTCCGCTAG
- a CDS encoding HD domain-containing protein translates to MLTERFTAALTYATQLHAQQVRKGSGVPYIAHLLGAASIALEYGANEDEAIAALLHDAIEDQGGDATRAEIRRRFGENVTAIVDGCTDADTTPKPPWRQRKKAYIAHIATASPSVLLVSVADKLYNAQSILKDYRVLGESLWDRFQGGREGTLWYYRALVDAFTKAGNTPLVEELERVVTEIERQTANKK, encoded by the coding sequence ATGCTCACAGAACGCTTCACCGCAGCCCTAACTTATGCCACCCAACTCCACGCCCAACAAGTGCGTAAAGGATCAGGAGTCCCCTACATTGCCCACTTATTAGGTGCAGCCAGTATTGCTTTAGAATATGGAGCCAATGAAGACGAAGCGATCGCAGCTCTATTACATGATGCCATAGAAGACCAAGGAGGAGATGCCACACGAGCCGAAATCCGCCGCCGCTTTGGAGAAAATGTCACAGCCATTGTCGATGGTTGTACGGATGCCGACACCACACCCAAACCACCTTGGAGACAGCGCAAAAAAGCTTATATTGCTCACATTGCCACAGCCTCACCCTCAGTATTACTAGTATCAGTAGCCGATAAACTTTACAATGCCCAATCAATTCTCAAAGATTATCGCGTCTTAGGCGAATCACTTTGGGATCGCTTTCAAGGTGGTAGAGAAGGAACTCTTTGGTATTATCGGGCGCTGGTGGATGCCTTTACCAAGGCTGGAAATACTCCCCTAGTTGAAGAATTAGAACGAGTGGTGACAGAAATCGAACGACAAACGGCTAATAAAAAATGA
- a CDS encoding DNA-binding protein — translation MPTSDSYHDYLISRLKDRDYATVYLETHLELAEEEKPDPELLKLALSDVAKALGEPNMTPEQLKLYIKKIDTLLSQPESQPINNFSDWLNTLGLKLPDSKLRQIKHFQMKPSQTGSQTRRKYKI, via the coding sequence ATGCCCACCAGTGATAGTTACCATGATTATTTAATTTCACGCCTCAAAGATCGAGATTATGCTACTGTCTATCTCGAAACTCACTTAGAATTGGCAGAAGAAGAAAAACCAGATCCTGAATTATTAAAACTTGCACTAAGCGATGTAGCTAAGGCTCTTGGTGAACCAAATATGACTCCAGAACAGCTAAAATTATATATAAAAAAAATAGATACATTGCTCTCACAACCCGAAAGCCAACCAATTAATAACTTTAGTGATTGGCTAAATACCTTGGGTTTGAAACTACCTGATTCTAAGCTGAGACAAATTAAACATTTCCAGATGAAACCCTCACAAACAGGCTCTCAGACTCGTCGAAAATATAAAATTTAG
- a CDS encoding type II toxin-antitoxin system RelE/ParE family toxin, which produces MVVEPKDIRRYITSDGRVPFAEWLDALRDKKAKSIIDKRLNRVSLGNLGDYRSVGQGVSELKIDFGPGYRIYFAEIGAIIILILCGGDKSTQNQDIHKAIEYLQDYRRRENAHQ; this is translated from the coding sequence ATGGTAGTTGAACCAAAAGATATTCGGCGTTACATTACCAGTGACGGTAGAGTTCCCTTTGCTGAGTGGCTTGACGCACTTAGAGATAAAAAAGCCAAATCTATCATTGATAAAAGACTCAACCGAGTCAGTCTTGGTAATTTAGGAGATTATCGCTCAGTTGGGCAAGGTGTCTCTGAACTAAAGATAGATTTTGGACCCGGCTACCGAATTTATTTTGCAGAAATTGGCGCAATAATTATACTCATTTTGTGTGGCGGAGATAAAAGCACCCAAAACCAAGATATTCATAAAGCGATAGAGTATTTGCAAGACTATAGGAGACGAGAAAATGCCCACCAGTGA